Genomic DNA from Hyperolius riggenbachi isolate aHypRig1 chromosome 10, aHypRig1.pri, whole genome shotgun sequence:
TGGAGGTTGTACAGGAGCAAGCTCAGTCGCACACAGCACTGCTTCAGCTACAAAACGTATATCTAtgcccttgtggcttagatgaagtcacagaagacgtagatatactgtagtggtggataaagtggttaaaggacacctgaagtgagagggatacagaggctgtcatatttatttccttttaagcaattctaGTTGTCTGTCTACCCTGCTGATcatccgcctctaatactttaagccatagagcctgtgcaagcatgcagcagatcaggtgtttctgacattattgttagatctgacaattttagctgcatgcatgtttctgttgttattcagacactactgcagccaaacaaatcagcagggctgccaggcagctggtattgtttaaaaggaaataaatatggcagcctctacatgCCTCttaattcaggttccctttaaagctgcccTCCCATCCTGTCTACTAACTGAGCAGGAGAGCAGCAATGGGGATCTCAGCGCTAGAAGCTTTCAGGGGAAGAAACTGAAAAGTAAATAAGAAAACGCACAGAAAGAAGAGAATACGGCCAGGTTAAGGGTAACTATACTGAGGAACAGAATCAGAGAGGAGGCACTCTGCTTCACTGGGGGGAAGAAAAAGGAGCAGGACTAAGCTGATTATAGGCTGGTAACAGAAAGCCACCTCTATTGTGACCActatgtgtacagtaatgtacaatgGCCATAAACATCTTATTACATGCCATTAACACTAAGTaatccctactgtgaccaataagTGAATAGTAACCATAGTCAGCTGGGAATACGCCAGGGTAGTAACCATAACGCTGGGAATACGCCAATACGTTTTTTCGGtagatagatggctcaatagataatttccaacaggtccgatttgatttcaatagtttttctgattgattttcttatagaagtgaatggaaatcgattggaaaatcaatcgaaaAAATGATTTGCCAGTAAATGTTGAAAAAAactctttgggctcgattcactaaactgtgacatTCCATAGCACAGCCGTGTTAGCGTTTTTGTGCTCGTTTTCGCGTGCAGTCTGGAATTTTCACGCACAATCACAAATTTTCGCGATTGCGCATGGAAACGTGCACAAAAACGCTAGCGCTAGCTATGCTATGAGCTATCACagttcagtgaatcaagcccattgtgtattcccagcataagtcaccCACTACTGTCACCATTCGGTgtacagtaaaggtgcccatacatctagcaaggtatgggcagatcgaccaagaaacaggtctctctctgatcgaatctgatcagagagagatttgtaggTCGCTCATACACAGGCTGATtcacaatcgatttcagcatgaaatcttttgggaattgGACTCATGACATCGCCTTGCCACCTCTGTCactgccccccccacacacacgattCCTGTGCATTAAAATATCTCACCTGTCGGCTTCTGCCAAATGTCTAGCTGCGCATGCAGACCCCATATGCTGCAGGAGTATAGCACGTGATGCGTGTGAAATCACACATTCACAAGTGCTACTTGCCGGCAGCACGTAACATGTAAATGAGGATGCTCAGCCAGACACTCTGCGGCAGCGGACAGGTAATATATTTTAAGGCAAATATAACATTTGGGTAGAGAACAGCCGGACAAGGTTGgccagagatttcccagcatgctcgaTTGATGCATTCGACCGAATTCAGCTTGAAAAAGGTTGAATCGCATGCTTCTTGCAGTAAACCTGAGATCGCCATAAGggttgtatttatacttacctggggcttcctccagctccatgagccCCCTCACCACCCGCTACGTTATCTTCTAACCCTCTCTGGTAATTTGGccggccgcgctcttctgtgcatgcgcggctggGCCGCAAGCACACCCCtgtctgcgcacacacacaccctgtccaggagcgttctgcacctgtgcggtgatactgcgcaggcgcagaacgctcctggaaaCAAGAGCGAGGCAACGACTGGCCGTGTCTGGCCAGATTATCAGAGAAGATTCGAAGATAACAAAGCCATTGGAGAGGGTAGCAAGGGCGCCCACgtgcctcatggggctggaggaagccccaggtaagtataaatacacccctgatggccatctcaggtacactttacttGTTCCCATTATGCAACCCTCGTTCGTAGACTACCGATTATCCcttacatacatctcttcttcttcctctttaattgtcctcatcattttacccttctccatagactgctgatcactcctcacgtatgtctcgtcttccttattaattgtccccatcatgtcagccTGCTCTGTAGACTGCTGACCACCTCTTCTATCAGTTGTTTCCTCCTCTTCACCCTCCGCTTTTACATCAGCTACATTTTCTTCCTAAGCCAACAAAATAGTTACAAATAATCAGTGAGCAGTAATATTCTTAGGGTACAAagcacagtagaatccctttatagtaaactccagggGGGCCtggcaaagtagtttactatattaaCTATATCGGGATTCGTCATACATCGTATaatccggagcagtgcttttcagcgctgctagatttgggcgcagccggcgcctccatagacttcaataggaatcattcctattgaagcgctcagtgagtaacgtcggcttcgtcagaagacggagccgaagttacttaaaaacataataattcggcctccagcaatcgctggaagccgaattatttcattcccccactttccatgtcggcctggagggggaatagtaattaaatcggcccggacttgtgcagaagcaggattagctatataccgctgtgtcctgcgcccaagtctaccggcgccgatttcaaatgtatgcgtaTAATCATTCAGGTCTATGGTCGGGACCTGGGGTCTGAGTTTCCTATAGCCAAAGGTTGTCTATATtagtttattataacaagattattCTGTACAAGATAATCTCACACTGGAGTCTCTGGTAATTCCGACGCCAGTTTCAGAATACTAACCGGCGTTATCTGTGCTCTGCGGTGACTGCTATTGCATCGCTAAAAACAACCTTCAGAGATTACCGCAGCAATGCGCGGTAATCTCCCTtctggctctctagcgctcacatcctgtggccaaaattagaattgtgcggaagtgtattaaaaaaaatacacttccgcgcatgcgTGTCACAACAATTTAAAAAACCTGCATCGCCAAACACTTACATGACTTATGGTTACCCCACGTCACCGCACATGCTGGCCCCTAATGGGCTGTTACCCGCGCTTCAAATTGGAGACTTCCGGCACATCACATTGCATCAGTTATGAAAGGCCGCACAGACTTACTTCGGTTTAGCGTTACCCTGCAGCAAACCAGGATAACGCAACGCGCGAGTGTGAAAGGGACTCGagtcccacctacctgataatggtggtggATTGTGAGACCTTCCTGAGGACAATGCTGGgaataaagagaatctgtagaTCTAGCTGGTGGGTTTCTGCTATTTGATCCCTCTGTaggaaagacacacacacactggctgaatacacagtctCTATAatgatgatggggggggggggatctaggtggaccctcCCTACTGCTCTTTCCTTTATATAAAGTCTCCACCTACCCATTGATGTGAGGGGCAGCTGATTTTCCATCATGACATCCTTGTAGAGGTCCGTGTGTCCTTCTAAATACTGCCACTCTTCCATGGAGAAATACAAggtgacatcctgacaccttccaggaacctgacacacacaatgaAACAGTTACTACCCTGACCTATCCTTTGTGGATACTGCATAATATCCAATAATAGAAAAAAGCAGACAAAAACTGCTCCAAAACAACTCAATGAGTTATAGTGTATAAAATAATACCAACGTTTTATTTagcaaaacacataaaaaatgcaaacaaactaaagatggccatacatcaggtcacttggcggccgatcaaccatcccatttattataattggatgaaattgggtgccaccaagtgcatgcccgatcaacaatgcgaccaatttcgggccaaaattggtcgcattaattGGTCGGACATTCTGCAAGACGGCAGGCTGACTTAATCAGGTGCGCGGCGGTAACAGCGAGCGATATCAGGATGAGCAATGAATCCTCCAGCTTGGTTCCCGCAatgtgtatctatgtatgtaatgtatatgtgctgtaatgtgcacttatacattacctgtcctgtgttgcggtgGCCACCTGTCTTCCGCCGCTCTTTTATTAGCCACAAACGCTCTGCCGGCGCATAGCACACCGGTGtctgacgtcacacacacaccagtacaatagtgtctcttggttgaatataatagtaaacaggaaaaaaaatggtaCTAAACCGGCCAGCCAGTGACCAGTGTCCTACAGGCACACCACCTCTGCAACTACAGGACAAAACAACAGGATGGACACGGCACTCAGAAGCTGTGTAGCAACAAGCTGTAAATGAGTCACAAggtacacaacatgtttcgggcggagcccttcctcaggtatgAAACAATTCGTGTATCTTGtgactccaatacagcttgttgctacaCAGCTTCTGAGCGCCGTGTCCATCCTTTTGAATATAATAGTGTAGTCTGCTGTAAAACAACCTGGTTGCTACACTTATTATATTCAACCAAGAGTCACTATTGTACTTCAGCTTACATATGATGCATTGCTTTAATGACCATgttggagcataacggaactattCATACCCAAGGTTGCTAGGCAACGGGCTACACTTGCTATTTCCCCAAGATTGTCAAACAATGAGCTACACTTGTTACATGTGGGGATATCTTTGAATACTATTTAAGGACCACTCCAGAGAAAaaggaagcagttaaaatctgacagaaccgacaggttttggattagtctatctcctcatgggggataatTCCCAGTAcagctcacctctcctgtcagcagctccatcatcttcctggtgacTTCCAGAACTGACTGCTTGTGATATCTGTCAAATATCAGGGGGTGAGATGGAGACACTgtgatggtcacatgattatCAGACCTCACTGGAGGAAATCTCTGCATGGAAAGTCCAACAATATTTGCACATGATTCTTCCAAAATCCTTCtcacctctcgcttcaggtgtatGTTTTATTAATAGAGATAAGAATGATGTTATGTgacttcccagaatcctcctcacctctccggttAGCAAGCAGATGATTTCCAGGGTGAGGGTgaatatcctctcagtcatgtCACTATGATCCTTGTCCATCCTCAgtggtgtggtcatgtgatctgcACAGGTCACTCCTCACTGTGGAAAGATAAGAAAGTGCACAGCATCTACTCAACTTCTATCTCTCTGATTCCCATATCTGAGTTGGGAGCTGGGTAGTTGTATTATTAGATTAGTCCGTCTTAGGAAGAGGATGTTACACGTAGCACACATACAGACTGGAGTGCAATGATTTCCTGGAAATGGAAATATATTGCTCTTATTCTTTCTGCCATCAGTCTCAGAAATGCTCTCTTTGGGTCCTCCCCTCACAAACTATCTGCTTAGATCCTGCCCCACAACAAGTGCCCCCCTCCGCACACTATGAGACCTTCCACAGTCCAACACCTGTCCTCCCCTATccgactatgtgctcctcccccaccaCAATACCTTACCTTCCCTCCTTTACTATTTACCTTTCCCCACACCAATACCAGTTTTcccgacacctgaactgagaggaataaggaggcagccatatttagttcctttgaaacaataccagttgtctagtttcctgctgatctatttagctgcagcagtatctggataacacacctgaaactagcatgcgctaatctagtcagatttcagtcagaaacatctgatctgcatgtagaaaatcagcaggacagcctggcaactggcatcatttaaaactaaataaatagGGCAGTCTTCATATTCCTTtcagttcaagtgtcctttaCTATTTGCCCTTCCTCCACACAAATACCTATTTTCTATGTGCTCCACCCCCATGCCAATACCTATCCCCCCCAACATTTGTTTTCCCTTACCGCACAATGACCTACAACCCCCACACCAATATCTGCTCTCCCCTCCCTCACTATGTGTGTCTgcctactttaccccaatacctgtcctcccctccttcACTATGTGTGTCTGCCTCCCTTACCCAAATACCTATCCTCCCCTCCTTTACCATATGTATTTGCCTTTTTTACCCCAATACTTGTTCTCCCATCCTTCACCATATGTGTCTGTCTCCATTACTCCAATACCTGCCCTCCCctccttcaggcagggaacacacttgactttcggttttccgcgcgcgtttttctgcatactttttctgcacaccaagtgtgtttccatgcaggaaaatgtgcgcgttttttcacagcagctgatgtaattgatagagaaaactgccaaaatgtgcagagtcatcatgcagaatgtcagttttttttctgcgtgcgaacaacacagtaagtgtgtactagcacattgattaacatgagctctcagtttttctgtgcagaaaacgcgcacgaaaacagtcaagtgtgttccctgcctcaacatGTGTGTCTGCCTTAACCCAATACATGTCCTCCCCTCCTTCACCATGAATGTCTGCCTCCATTACCCAATACCTGTCCTTCTCTCCTTCACCATGTGTGtgcctcctctaccccaacacgtGCTCTCCCCTCCTTCACTATGTGTGTCTGCctcctagtgatgctcaaatacccctttttaaaattcgagtttggtcgaattcgaatagtaaattattcgaggtcagtcgaatattcgagtcgaataatttttactattcgattcgacctcggacttcgagctcactattcgagtcggtattcgagctaactattcgagctgactattcgaattggccttaaatagcttccaacacttgttttgagggtgaatgatgcaagaaacctctttttttccaagtaacaacagcaagtgattatgtggggatgttcctttaaaaaaaaatgtggaaagagaagttgtgtccttaattttgttcagtagtgttactgtatatacttgttcttcttcttctttatctttcttcttcttcttctcgatcttcttcttctatatcttcttcttctatatcttcttcttcttcttcttcttcttcttcttcttcttcttcttcttcatcttcttcatcttcttcatcatcttcttcatcttcttcttcttcttcttcatcttcttcttcttcttcttcatcttcttcttcttcttcatcttcttcttctttttcatcttcttcttcatcatcttcttcatcttcttcttcatcttcttcttcttctgcatcttcatcttctccttccttttcaatatcgtcttcttcttcttcacgtatttctcttttcaattttttttttaaagaaatgcagctatttttgagcgtaacaaatagctggtgggcgcacgcatgttggaagcgccattgtatgtgctccctggcagtggaaacacaaagacagcaggaggtaaattcagcagcaggaggaggaggatgagtgtgtggcagcaggcagtcaatgaggcaggcagctcgccgtgacataatagccctggtacctagcggtgataccagggctgtaaataaacacaacaggaggtcccagacagcggtcgtgcagcccacattgtgtccaatacacaactgggacaacacagttttcaacccgggcacctcagaaaaattaaaacttttttttttttttatggttttttggtttttggttttgcaaccaatatagctattgtttgacgtaatagctggtggcagagtggcagcagaagaaggtaattctgtgtaccctggcagtgggaaacacagacagacagcagaaggg
This window encodes:
- the LOC137536686 gene encoding gastrula zinc finger protein XlCGF66.1-like — its product is MTTPLRMDKDHSDMTERIFTLTLEIICLLTGERFPPVRSDNHVTITVSPSHPLIFDRYHKQSVLEVTRKMMELLTGEVPGRCQDVTLYFSMEEWQYLEGHTDLYKDVMMENQLPLTSMEGSNSRNPPARSTDSLYSQHCPQEGLTIHHHYQEENVADVKAEGEEEETTDRRGGQQSTEQADMMGTINKEDETYVRSDQQSMEKGKMMRTIKEEEEEMYEVTMFL